AAAAGGTTTTAAAAGAAGAATGGAAAATATTAAACGTGTAATTAACAACATTATTTAGAGGCAGGAGGGTAGGTATGAGAATAACAAAAAGAGTTTTTACTGATTTAGCAATCTATATGATGGGATTTGGAGTAATAATTGGAGTCATATTTCTTATATTTATAGAACTAATTGGTATCCCTTCAGAATATATTGACACTGTATTTATCATGTCTTGCTTGTCTGCAGGTCTATTTGTTGGATTAATTAACATATTTATTGTGCGAGGTGTTGTCGGGAAAAGATTAAAAATTCTATCTGATAGCATGACCTATGTAAATAAAAATCTACATAATGCTAGTGAATTAAGTGATAGTGAATGCATGGGTAAATGTATGATTACAGTTGATAGCCAGGATGTTATTGGTGAAGCTAGTGAATCCTTTAATGAATTAGTTAAATCGTTTTTGACTATCTTAAAAAGCGAATCATCAATTAGAAATTTCACTGAAATATTCACTAATGAATTAGACTTAGAAAAATTATCTGAAAAAGCATTAGAACATTTGATTGGCTATTCCGAATCTTCTGCTGGAGTTGTACTTATTGACAAAGGTGGAGAAATCGAAGTCTCTAGTTCACATTTAATAAAAAATCCTGAAGACTTAACTAATCTTGAAGTTATTCATAAATGTTTTTCTTCTAGGAAGCGTATATTGTTTGATTTATCAGAAGATGTTATCATTGAAGCAGGTCTTGTAGATTTTAAACCAAAAGCTATTTTAGTTGAACCAGTCATCTATAAAAATAATGTATTAGGGGTTATTTTACTTGCTTCATTAAAAGCATATGATAAGCAAGTACTAGATGAACTCAGTGTATATACACATGGATTATCATTAGGTATGCATAATGCAATTATTCATGATAAATTAGAAAAATTAGCTATCCTAGATCCTTTAACAAAGACATATAACCGTAGATTTGGTATGGATAGATTAAAAGAAGAGTTTGCTAGATCTGTTCGCACAGTTAATCCATTAGGTATTTTAATGTTAGATATCGATTTCTTTAAAAAAGTTAATGATACCTATGGTCATATTGTTGGAGATCAAGTGTTAATTAATATTTCTAGTATTATCAAAGATAATATCCGTAAAGGAGATATTTTAGTTAGATATGGTGGAGAAGAATTTCTTGCTATTCTACCAGGAGCATCAATCGAAGGTTTGAAAAGGGTCTCTGAGAAGATTAGAAGATATGTTGAAGAGCATACTGTACAATATAATAATCAAAATATTAATGTAACAATATCAATTGGCGGTACTAGTTATCCTGAATTTGATATTGATGACATTGAAAAATTAGTAGAACAAGCTGATACTAATTTATATTTTTCAAAAGAAAACGGAAGAAATAAAGCGACTATAAAATAGACATTAATTTGTCTATTTTTTTTGACAAAGAGTACAAAAAAAGTAGACACTTTTATAATAAATGTCTACTTTCTTATATTTAAATAAAATGACTACAAATTATATTAATCATCAATTTCATCATCATCATCATAATCATCATCATAATCATCATCATAGTCATCGGCATCATAATCATCGTCATCATAATCATCGTCATCATAATCATCGTCATCATAATCATCGTCGTTATCGTAATTGTTATTTGTAGGATCGGTCACACTTACACTATCTGTATAAATAAGTGCAGAACCTTCAAGTGAACCAACAACTTGGAGTGTTGCTAACAATGAAGCACTATGA
The sequence above is drawn from the Mariniplasma anaerobium genome and encodes:
- a CDS encoding sensor domain-containing diguanylate cyclase; its protein translation is MRITKRVFTDLAIYMMGFGVIIGVIFLIFIELIGIPSEYIDTVFIMSCLSAGLFVGLINIFIVRGVVGKRLKILSDSMTYVNKNLHNASELSDSECMGKCMITVDSQDVIGEASESFNELVKSFLTILKSESSIRNFTEIFTNELDLEKLSEKALEHLIGYSESSAGVVLIDKGGEIEVSSSHLIKNPEDLTNLEVIHKCFSSRKRILFDLSEDVIIEAGLVDFKPKAILVEPVIYKNNVLGVILLASLKAYDKQVLDELSVYTHGLSLGMHNAIIHDKLEKLAILDPLTKTYNRRFGMDRLKEEFARSVRTVNPLGILMLDIDFFKKVNDTYGHIVGDQVLINISSIIKDNIRKGDILVRYGGEEFLAILPGASIEGLKRVSEKIRRYVEEHTVQYNNQNINVTISIGGTSYPEFDIDDIEKLVEQADTNLYFSKENGRNKATIK